In Pseudomonadota bacterium, the genomic stretch TGGGCGCGCATCCTGTGTGCACTCGCGCCCGACTGACCGGCTAGCGTGGGCCGCGGTGATGGAGCACCGGTGGTTGCTGGCAGGTGTCATGTGGGTGACCGCAGTCGGGTTGTCGTGGGCTGAGCCGGGGAGTTGTCTGCCCGGCAAGGGCTGCCGAGACGAGCCCAACTGGCTCGACCGCAGCCACTCCGCGCTCAGCGACCGAACGGAGCGCCTGGCGGTTTCACTCGACCGCTTCTTCGGCCTGGATGACAGCGCAGAGGAGGCGGCGCGCAGCTTCGTGCGCCTGCGCGGCAGTGTGGGCTACGACCACCTCGACGGCGGCGACGCGAAGCTGTCGGTGAAGGGGCAGTGGCACCTGCCGCGCACCGACGAACGCATCGGCCTGGTGTTCTCGGATGGCGAGGAGGGCGATGAGCTCGACGCCCGCACCGACACCGACCGTGCTGTCGGTCTGCAGTTCGAGCAACGTCGCGACCGGCGCCTCGGCCGGTTCGGTCTGCGTTTGACCCTGCGCTCGCGCGCCAAGCTGCGCACCGAGCTCCGTTACCGCATCAGCTCCCTGCCAGCACCCAACGCGGTGCGCCTCGGTGGTCTGGCCTCGCTGTGGTGGCAGGACGGGCGGGGCGTGGGCGTCACCTTCGGTGGCACGGTGGAGAAGTCGCTCAACAGCCGAAATCTGGTGCGCTACAGTGCCCGCGTCGAACGCGCCGAAGATTTCGAGGGCGTGCAATGGGAGCAGACGGTCGCGCTGAGCTCGCAACTGTCGCTGCGCGACGCCTCTGTCGCCTTCCTGCGGTTCACCGGCGAAACCGAACCCGTGGCGTTTACGCGCTCGGTCGCGCTCGGCCTGCTCTACCGCCGGCAGGTGTTCAGGCAGTGGATGTTCATGGAGATCGAACCGGTGTTCGACTGGCGCCGCCCGGACCACGATGAGCCCCGGGAGTTGGCCCCGAGTATCGTGCTTCGCATCGAGTGGCAGCTCGGCGACCCACCGGTGCTCTGGTAGGTCGACCCCGCGTCGCCTGGGCGAGGCCGTCAGGCTTTCTTGATCGCGATCTTTTCGATCTTGCCGCCGGCCTTGAGATAGGCCTCCACCCACTTCGGCTTGCGCCCGCGTCCGGTCCAGGTTTCGTCGGCGTTTTTCGGGTTGCGGTATTTCGGCGCCACCTTGGCGCGTGTGGCGGTTTTCTTCGTGGCGGCCTTGCGGCCGCGTTTGGGTTTCGCCGCGCCGCCGACCACGTCGCTGAAGTCGATGCCCTGGGCTTTCGCCATAGCTTGCAATTTGGCGACCGCCTTGGCGCGCTTCTTGTCGTCCTTGGCGCGCTTGGTCAACTGTGCATCGATGTCCTTGAGGTAGGCCTCGAGGACGTCTGTCGAGAGTTTGCTGAAATTCGGTTTTCTCATGAAAAGCACCTGGCAGAGGGTGTCGCATCGGGACGGGAGTACCCGGCCTGGCACCGGGTTTCACCGCGTGAATTGTATCGCAAGCGATGCACACTGTGGTCGGGTGCGTCGCCAGGGTGCGGTCTGTGCCTGCGGGCACCTGCGGTGGTTTCGCCGCCGGTTTGCCCGCGTCGATCCGCGCCGTTGGCAGCCGTGTTCGGCCGCCCGGCGTTTCGGTGCAGTTCAGGGCGAGGGTTGGTAGGATTGCGGCCCGAGACCTTCCCCACGGCGCCGGAGACGAGAGATGACAATCGGAATGATGCAGGACCACCCGCTGATCGTGTCGTCCATCCTGGATTTCGCCGAGCGGTGGTACCCCGATGTCGAGATCGTGTCCCGCACGGTCGCAGGCGACATGCACCGCTACACCTACCGTGACGCCGCGCGTCGATCCCGCACGCTCGCCAACGCGCTCGCGGCACTGGGCATCGGGTCCGGCGACAAGGTCGGCACATTGGCTTGGAACGGCTACCGGCACCTCGAGTGCTACTACGCGATCGCAGGCATGGGCGCCGTTCTGCACACGGTGAACCCGCGCCTGTTCCCCGAGCAGGTGGTGTACATCGTCAACCACGGCGAGGACAAGGCGCTGTTCCTCGACACGAGCTTTCTGCCGCTGGTCGAGTCGATCCGCGATCAACTCACCACGGTGGAGCACATCGTGCTGATGTGCACGCGTGCGGAGATGCCGGACACCGTGCTCGATGGCGTGCTCTGCTACGAGGACCTGCTCGACGCAGCCGACGACGACTTCGCCTGGCCGGACCTTGACGAACGCACCGCCTCGGCCCTGTGTTACACCTCGGGCACGACGGGCAACCCCAAGGGGGTGTTGTATTCGCACCGGTCGATGGTGCTGCACGCGCTGGCCGAGGTGTC encodes the following:
- a CDS encoding H-NS histone family protein gives rise to the protein MRKPNFSKLSTDVLEAYLKDIDAQLTKRAKDDKKRAKAVAKLQAMAKAQGIDFSDVVGGAAKPKRGRKAATKKTATRAKVAPKYRNPKNADETWTGRGRKPKWVEAYLKAGGKIEKIAIKKA